The DNA region ATAGAGTATTCATGTTTTGGCCCGGAGCCAAACCGCGGTTCGTAACCATCCCGCGTAATCAAAACTAGGAAGGCAGTGTATGATTTGTGTTTAATTTAGGATGGGGAGCGCTTTTTGTTCTCGTAACGTATGGCTTTTTTCTGTTGTGTTACCGCTTGTTCGGTAAAAAGGGTCTGTATGCCTGGATCGGTGTGGCAACAGTCATTGCCAACATTCAGGTGACCAAAACGATAGATATTATGGGGATCGTTCTGACGCTGGGCAATACGATGTATGTCAGCATGTACCTGACCAGTGATCTGCTCAATGAGAAATATGGACCAGGTGAGGCACGTAAAGCTGTATGGTTCGGGTTCTTCACATTGATTATGACGACAGTACTTATGCAGATGGTGTTGTTCTTTGAGCCCGCATCGACGGACTTTGCACAGGATTCAATGAAAACCCTGTTTGGTCTGCTGCCACGTCTGGCACTCGGAAGTCTGTCGGCCTATTTCATCAGTCAGTTCCTGGATGTGCGACTGTACAGCTGGCTGCGCAAGGTGGCGCCAGGGCGCAATCAGTTGTGGATACGTACCAACGGCAGCTCGATTATCAGTTCGTTTGTGGATACACTGGTATTCTGCACAATCGCTTTTGCGTTCATCTATCCATGGGATGTCTGGCTTGAAATTTTCCTGACGACGTACGTGATCAAATTTGTATTGACCGCGGTAGGAACGCCGTTTCTATATGCTGCACGAAGCTTTAAATTCAAGGATGAAGCCTAGATTTGTAGGTAAGTCCGTCCGCTAAATGCTAAATCCAAACACAAAAGTCCCGCAGAACCATGCATTCATGGTTTCGCGGGACTTTTGGTTATGGCACCTTATTTTCTTCAGGAAAACCGAATCGCAAGGGGCCTGATCCCAAAAAGGATTAGTCCGTCAGGATTTGCAGCTCTTTCGGATAGGATGTCAGCACCTCAACGCCAGTTTCTGTCACAAGTACATCATCCTCGATACGTACACCGCCTGCGCCGGTTACATATACGCCAGGCTCAATCGTAAATACCGTACCTTCCTCCAGAATGTCCATGTTCTGCCCATGCAGGGAAGGATACTCATGCACGTCAATACCCAATCCATGCCCGACTCGGTGCAGGAAACGCTCGCCATACCCGGCTTCTTCCGTAACCTGACGTGCAGCACGGTCAATCTCCGCACAGGTAACGCCAGGTTTAACTGCACGAATGGCAGCTTCGTTTGCTGCGAGCACGGTGTTGTAGATCGTTTGGAGTTCAGGTGAAATGTCACCAAAGGCAAATGTGCGCGTAATATCCGATGCATACCCACCCGCGTATACACCCATATCAAACATCAACAGATCCCCGTGTTGGAGCTTGCGATCCCCTGGCGTGCCATGTGGCAGACCTGTTTTGGGCCCAGTGAGTACCATGGTATCGAAGGAAGGACCGTCTGCACCCAGTTTTTTCATCTGATATTCCATCTCGGCAACCAGTTCAATCTCGGTAACGCCTGTACGAACGTGGGAAAGCCCCTGACGAAGTGTCTCTTCGATCAGATGGATGGCGTGGCGAATACGAGCGACTTCATCCGGTGTTTTTTTCACACGCAAGGTGCGAAGCAGAGGACCGACATCTTCAAAGTTGGCAGCGCCCAGCGAGGCGGTCAACTGTTCATAACGTGCGACCGTCACGTATTCTTTTTCGAGACCTACGCGGCCCAGACGCCCCTGATAGCGCTCAAATAAGGCGTAAGGATTGTCCGTATCTGAATGCGTGGCGATGTTGGATACCGAAGAAGCGGTAGCGGCAGCCTCCTCGTCGAGTGCGGGCACGATCAACAGCGGCTCTTCGCCGCGTGCGAGAACAAGCCCAAGGAAACGTTCATGCGGATTGCTGGCAAAACCGGTTAAATAGTAAATATGTTTCGGATCTGTAATGAGCATGGCGTCCAATCCTTGTGTAGACAGACC from Paenibacillus sp. JNUCC-31 includes:
- a CDS encoding queuosine precursor transporter; its protein translation is MFNLGWGALFVLVTYGFFLLCYRLFGKKGLYAWIGVATVIANIQVTKTIDIMGIVLTLGNTMYVSMYLTSDLLNEKYGPGEARKAVWFGFFTLIMTTVLMQMVLFFEPASTDFAQDSMKTLFGLLPRLALGSLSAYFISQFLDVRLYSWLRKVAPGRNQLWIRTNGSSIISSFVDTLVFCTIAFAFIYPWDVWLEIFLTTYVIKFVLTAVGTPFLYAARSFKFKDEA
- a CDS encoding M24 family metallopeptidase — its product is MNQTPLSRLEAGLSTQGLDAMLITDPKHIYYLTGFASNPHERFLGLVLARGEEPLLIVPALDEEAAATASSVSNIATHSDTDNPYALFERYQGRLGRVGLEKEYVTVARYEQLTASLGAANFEDVGPLLRTLRVKKTPDEVARIRHAIHLIEETLRQGLSHVRTGVTEIELVAEMEYQMKKLGADGPSFDTMVLTGPKTGLPHGTPGDRKLQHGDLLMFDMGVYAGGYASDITRTFAFGDISPELQTIYNTVLAANEAAIRAVKPGVTCAEIDRAARQVTEEAGYGERFLHRVGHGLGIDVHEYPSLHGQNMDILEEGTVFTIEPGVYVTGAGGVRIEDDVLVTETGVEVLTSYPKELQILTD